The following coding sequences lie in one Camelina sativa cultivar DH55 unplaced genomic scaffold, Cs unpScaffold00738, whole genome shotgun sequence genomic window:
- the LOC104773902 gene encoding serine/threonine-protein kinase BRI1-like 2, whose amino-acid sequence SFSNLSFLVQIDLSNNELTGPIPQRGQLSTLPASQYADNPGLCGVPLPECKNGNNQLPAGTEEVKRAKHGSRAASWANSIVLGVLISAASVCILIVWAIAVRARKRDAEDAKMLHSLQAVNSATTWKIEKEKEPLSINVATFQRQLKKLKFSQLIEATNGFSAASMIGHGGFGEVFKATLKDGSSVAIKKLIRLSCQGDREFMAEMETLGKIKHRNLVPLLGYCKIGEERLLVYEFMQYGSLEEVLHGPRTGEKRRVLSWEERKKIAKGAAKGLCFLHHNCIPHIIHRDMKSSNVLLDQDMEARVSDFGMARLISALDTHLSVSTLAGTPGYVPPEYYQSFRCTAKGDVYSVGVVMLEILSGKRPTDKEEFGDTNLVGWSKMKAREGKHMEVIDEDLLSMKEGSSESLNEKEGFGGMIVKEMLRYLEIALRCVDDFPSKRPNMLQVVASLRELRGNENSSHSHSNSS is encoded by the coding sequence TCTTTCTCGAATTTGTCTTTCTTGGTGCAGATTGATTTGTCGAATAACGAGTTAACCGGTCCGATTCCTCAAAGAGGTCAGCTTAGCACGCTTCCTGCAAGCCAGTACGCGGATAATCCTGGACTTTGTGGAGTACCTTTACCGGAATGTAAGAACGGAAACAATCAGCTTCCAGCAGGAACAGAGGAAGTGAAACGTGCTAAACACGGAAGCAGGGCAGCTTCTTGGGCGAATAGCATTGTTTTGGGAGTTTTGATTTCTGCTGCGTCGGTTTGTATTTTGATCGTTTGGGCGATTGCGGTTCGTGCAAGGAAGAGAGACGCTGAAGATGCGAAGATGCTTCATAGTTTGCAGGCTGTTAATTCCGCCACGACGTGGAAGattgagaaggagaaagagccGTTAAGTATTAACGTAGCGACATTTCAGCGACAGTTGAAGAAGCTTAAGTTCTCGCAGCTCATCGAAGCTACGAATGGATTCTCGGCTGCGAGTATGATTGGACACGGTGGATTCGGCGAGGTTTTCAAGGCGACGCTCAAAGATGGGTCTTCCGTGGCGATCAAGAAACTGATTAGGCTTAGTTGTCAAGGAGATAGAGAGTTTATGGCGGAAATGGAAACGCTAGGGAAGATCAAACACCGAAACCTTGTACCGCTCTTGGGATACTGTAAAATCGGGGAAGAGAGATTGCTAGTTTACGAGTTTATGCAATATGGTAGCCTCGAGGAAGTGCTTCACGGACCGAGAACAGGCGAAAAACGGAGGGTTTTGAGTtgggaagagaggaagaagattgcGAAAGGAGCAGCGAAAGGGCTTTGTTTCTTGCATCACAATTGTATCCCTCACATCATCCACCGTGACATGAAGTCAAGCAACGTGCTTCTCGATCAAGACATGGAAGCTAGAGTTTCAGATTTCGGAATGGCGAGGCTGATCAGCGCGTTAGACACGCATTTGAGTGTGAGTACCTTGGCAGGCACGCCAGGTTACGTACCACCGGAGTATTACCAAAGTTTCAGATGTACTGCAAAAGGCGACGTGTACTCCGTCGGAGTAGTGATGCTCGAGATTTTAAGCGGGAAGAGACCAACGGACAAAGAAGAGTTTGGTGATACGAACTTAGTAGGTTGGTCGAAGATGAAAGCAAGAGAAGGGAAACATATGGAAGTGATTGATGAAGACCTTCTGAGTATGAAAGAAGGTTCCTCAGAGTCTCTGAATGAAAAAGAAGGTTTCGGAGGGATGattgtgaaagagatgttaagGTACTTGGAGATAGCGTTGCGGTGCGTCGACGACTTCCCATCAAAGAGGCCTAATATGTTACAAGTGGTTGCTTCGTTGAGAGAACTTCGTGGAAATGAAAATAGTAGTCACAGTCACAGTAACAGCTCGTAA